One Lactobacillus sp. ESL0785 DNA window includes the following coding sequences:
- the secA gene encoding preprotein translocase subunit SecA, whose protein sequence is MVNILKKLYNNDKRELKKFEKIADKVENYADEYGKLSDEELKAKTPEFQGRLEKGESLDDILPEAFAVAREGAKRVLGLYPFRVQILGGISLHYGNISEMMTGEGKTLTATMPVYLNALGGKGVHVVTVNEYLSSRDEEEMGQLYKWLGLTVGLNLNSMSPDEKRAAYECDVTYSTNSELGFDYLRDNMVVYKEQMVQRPLNYAIIDEVDSILIDEARTPLIISGEAEQANGDYIRADRFVKTLQEDKSDDDADDDKDYGDYKIDWPTKTISLTRTGIQKACEHFGLKNLYDVENQKLVHHLDQALRANYIMLKDIDYVVQDGEVLIVDSFTGRVMKGRRYSDGLHQAIEAKEGVKIQEESKTQATITYQNFFRMYKKLSGMTGTAKTEEEEFREIYNMQVITIPTNRPIARIDKSDILYPTLESKFNAVVADIKERHAKGQPVLVGTVAVESSERLSKLLDKARIPHAVLNAKNHAKEAQIIMNAGQRGAVTIATNMAGRGTDIKLGPGVKELGGLAVIGTERHESRRIDNQLRGRSGRQGDPGVTRFYLSLEDDLMKRFGGERVKDFLDRLSDNDDDKVIESRLITRQVESAQKRVEGNNYDTRKQTLQYDDVMRIQREIIYGERMQVIGEEESLKDVLIPMIRRTINSQVDMFTQGDRKKWRLDSLRDFIVSSLTSEDVADTIDFKTITIPELKQKLYDMVEANFEDKEKALADPSQMLEFEKVVILRVVDDRWTDHIDAMDQLRQSIGLRGYGQLNPLVEYQDSGYNMFEEMISNIEFDVTRLFMKAEIRQNLSR, encoded by the coding sequence ATGGTAAACATTTTAAAGAAACTCTATAACAATGATAAACGAGAACTTAAAAAGTTCGAAAAAATAGCAGATAAAGTTGAAAATTATGCTGATGAGTATGGCAAACTTTCTGATGAAGAATTAAAGGCGAAGACACCTGAATTTCAAGGGCGGCTTGAAAAAGGCGAGAGTCTAGATGATATCTTGCCTGAAGCCTTTGCGGTTGCTCGAGAGGGTGCTAAACGTGTCTTGGGTCTATATCCTTTCCGGGTACAAATCCTAGGTGGGATCTCACTGCACTATGGTAATATTTCTGAAATGATGACTGGTGAAGGTAAAACTTTAACGGCCACTATGCCGGTTTATTTAAATGCCTTGGGCGGCAAAGGTGTTCACGTTGTTACAGTTAACGAATATTTGTCAAGCCGTGATGAAGAAGAAATGGGTCAGCTCTATAAGTGGTTGGGCTTAACTGTTGGTTTGAACTTGAATTCAATGTCACCTGATGAAAAGCGGGCAGCTTATGAATGTGATGTTACTTATTCAACTAACTCAGAACTGGGCTTTGACTATTTGCGTGACAACATGGTTGTTTATAAAGAACAAATGGTGCAACGACCACTCAATTACGCAATTATTGATGAGGTCGACTCTATTTTGATCGATGAAGCGAGAACACCGCTGATTATTTCTGGTGAAGCTGAGCAAGCTAATGGTGACTATATTCGTGCTGATCGTTTTGTCAAAACTCTACAGGAAGATAAGAGTGACGATGATGCTGATGATGACAAGGACTACGGCGATTACAAGATTGACTGGCCAACCAAGACTATCTCGCTAACCAGAACAGGTATTCAAAAGGCGTGTGAGCATTTTGGCCTGAAAAACTTGTATGATGTGGAAAATCAAAAATTAGTTCACCACCTTGACCAAGCCTTACGGGCTAACTATATTATGCTCAAGGATATTGACTACGTTGTTCAAGATGGCGAAGTTTTAATTGTTGATTCCTTTACCGGTCGGGTAATGAAGGGTCGGCGTTATTCTGATGGTTTGCACCAAGCGATTGAAGCCAAAGAAGGAGTTAAGATTCAGGAAGAATCTAAGACGCAAGCTACGATTACTTACCAGAATTTCTTCAGAATGTATAAGAAGTTGTCAGGGATGACAGGTACTGCTAAGACTGAGGAAGAAGAATTCCGCGAAATCTATAATATGCAGGTTATTACCATTCCTACTAACCGGCCAATTGCTAGAATTGATAAGTCAGATATTTTGTATCCAACTTTGGAATCTAAATTTAATGCGGTTGTTGCCGATATTAAGGAAAGACATGCTAAAGGACAGCCAGTTTTGGTTGGTACAGTTGCTGTTGAGAGTTCTGAACGGCTTAGTAAATTATTAGATAAGGCACGGATTCCGCACGCAGTTTTGAATGCAAAAAACCATGCTAAAGAAGCGCAAATTATCATGAATGCGGGTCAGCGTGGTGCAGTGACAATTGCAACGAACATGGCTGGTCGTGGTACTGATATTAAATTGGGACCTGGCGTCAAGGAGTTAGGTGGCTTAGCAGTTATCGGTACTGAGCGACATGAATCAAGAAGAATTGATAACCAGTTGCGTGGTCGGTCTGGCCGGCAAGGTGATCCGGGTGTTACCAGATTTTATTTGTCACTTGAAGACGATTTGATGAAGCGCTTTGGTGGTGAACGAGTTAAGGATTTCTTGGATCGTTTATCGGATAATGACGATGATAAAGTTATTGAAAGTCGTTTGATTACGCGGCAAGTTGAGTCTGCTCAAAAGCGGGTTGAAGGTAATAACTACGATACGCGTAAGCAAACTTTGCAGTATGATGATGTTATGCGGATTCAACGTGAGATTATCTATGGCGAACGGATGCAAGTAATTGGTGAAGAAGAGTCGCTTAAAGACGTTTTAATACCGATGATTCGGCGGACAATTAACAGTCAGGTTGATATGTTTACGCAGGGTGACCGGAAGAAGTGGCGGTTGGATTCACTGCGTGACTTTATTGTTTCTAGTTTAACCAGTGAAGATGTTGCTGATACAATTGACTTTAAGACCATTACCATACCGGAATTAAAGCAAAAATTATACGACATGGTTGAAGCTAACTTTGAAGATAAGGAAAAGGCTTTAGCTGACCCGTCTCAAATGTTGGAATTTGAAAAGGTAGTTATTTTGCGGGTTGTCGATGATCGCTGGACGGATCATATTGATGCGATGGATCAATTGCGGCAGTCAATTGG
- a CDS encoding ComF family protein: MRICLLCGQNFIPNTSLLQVFSLHKIQQQNLCRHCLMKFQLLTTTRCQICACELPERGICQDCLQWRKLYGDNLLRHQAVYKYNGAFHDLMVNYKRYGDYVLREVLQELCRASLSLIHADYYVPVPTSVEHIKQRQFDTISAIYGDIVPLTQALIKIEGLGAQGEKTRLERLKSPQSFKIAAGMRINFNQQKILLLDDIYTTGRTLYYARDALLAAFPKAQIESFSICR, encoded by the coding sequence ATGAGAATCTGTTTATTATGCGGCCAAAATTTTATTCCTAATACGTCGCTGCTGCAGGTCTTCTCTTTGCACAAAATACAGCAGCAAAATCTTTGCCGCCATTGCTTGATGAAGTTTCAATTGTTGACTACTACTAGATGTCAAATTTGTGCTTGTGAATTGCCTGAACGTGGAATTTGCCAAGATTGTTTACAATGGCGCAAGTTGTATGGTGATAATTTATTGCGTCATCAGGCGGTATACAAATATAATGGTGCTTTTCACGACTTAATGGTAAATTATAAACGTTATGGTGACTATGTTTTGCGTGAAGTATTACAGGAGTTGTGCAGGGCAAGTTTAAGTTTAATTCATGCTGACTATTATGTCCCTGTGCCGACTTCTGTTGAACACATTAAGCAGCGCCAGTTTGACACAATTAGTGCGATTTATGGCGATATAGTGCCCCTGACGCAGGCTTTGATTAAAATAGAGGGACTTGGTGCCCAAGGCGAAAAGACACGGCTTGAGCGTTTAAAGAGCCCGCAGAGTTTTAAAATAGCCGCAGGCATGAGAATTAATTTTAACCAGCAAAAGATATTACTTTTGGATGATATTTATACAACAGGTAGAACCCTGTATTACGCTCGGGATGCACTGTTAGCGGCTTTTCCTAAAGCGCAAATTGAAAGTTTTTCAATTTGCAGATAG
- the raiA gene encoding ribosome-associated translation inhibitor RaiA has product MLKYNVRGENIEVTDALRSYVEKRLKKLEKYFDLSQDMVAHVNLKVYRDRTAKVEVTIPLPYLVLRAEDTTDDMYRSIDFVSEKLERQIRKYKTRVNRKSREKGINDFFVEAPDEEKKENLVSEFDIVRNKQIGLKPMSPEEAILQMNMLEHDFFVFQDAETNGTSVVYRRNDGRYGLIETE; this is encoded by the coding sequence ATGTTAAAGTATAATGTTCGTGGAGAAAATATTGAGGTAACTGATGCATTAAGAAGTTACGTGGAGAAGAGACTAAAAAAATTAGAGAAGTATTTTGATTTAAGTCAAGATATGGTTGCCCACGTTAACTTGAAGGTGTATCGTGATCGAACAGCTAAGGTTGAAGTTACTATTCCACTGCCATACTTAGTACTGAGAGCTGAAGATACAACGGATGATATGTATCGCAGCATTGACTTTGTTTCTGAAAAATTGGAACGTCAAATTAGAAAATATAAGACAAGGGTTAACCGCAAGAGTCGTGAAAAAGGGATTAATGATTTTTTTGTTGAAGCGCCTGATGAAGAGAAAAAAGAAAATTTAGTTAGTGAATTTGACATTGTGCGTAACAAACAAATTGGTTTAAAGCCAATGAGTCCTGAAGAAGCAATTTTGCAAATGAATATGTTGGAACATGATTTCTTTGTTTTTCAAGATGCAGAAACTAACGGAACTAGTGTTGTTTACCGCAGAAATGATGGCCGTTACGGTTTAATTGAGACTGAATAA
- a CDS encoding helicase-related protein, translating into MEDLTRLAGRQWVDGQEDFSINSGLKKIAAIAAGKCNRCGAQVTAQLPNGKKYCRACLGIGRLVEGDYLVRNQTAVSFPVTPDGGLTWEGQLTPFQEQISTKLVSNFYKRRDTLVHAVTGAGKTEMLFALIAECLKNGGRACIATPRIDVVNELFPRFQAAFMGLKIGKYHGREFQEPGLEQLTICTTHQLLKFYRAFDLLVIDEVDSFPYVNNLQLHFGACNAVKKLGMRVYLTATPTSDLMAEVKQGKLQIIKLKRRFHGGLLPVPEEQLFLRPFLQKGRLHPKLLTAIIATIEAGHPLLLFVPRIDQIPLYIAALKHEEELQDVALDGVYAADKQRLEKVQQFRDGRLQLLVTTTILERGVTFKHVWVIIVAADDQIYSASSLVQIAGRVGRAQDDVDGLVLFCYRKYTANIRSAMRQIREMNR; encoded by the coding sequence ATGGAAGATTTGACTCGCCTCGCTGGTCGTCAATGGGTTGACGGTCAAGAGGATTTTAGCATAAATTCTGGCTTGAAGAAAATTGCAGCAATCGCAGCCGGTAAGTGCAATCGCTGTGGGGCACAAGTTACAGCCCAACTGCCTAATGGTAAAAAATATTGTCGGGCATGTTTAGGGATTGGGCGACTAGTTGAGGGCGATTATTTGGTGCGCAATCAAACAGCAGTGAGTTTTCCGGTTACTCCCGATGGTGGCTTAACCTGGGAGGGACAACTGACACCGTTTCAGGAGCAAATCTCAACTAAATTAGTCAGTAATTTTTATAAACGGCGTGATACTTTGGTTCATGCGGTTACTGGTGCTGGCAAAACCGAGATGTTGTTTGCATTAATTGCTGAATGCTTGAAAAATGGTGGCCGCGCTTGTATTGCGACGCCGAGAATTGACGTCGTTAATGAACTTTTCCCCCGATTTCAAGCGGCTTTTATGGGACTTAAGATTGGCAAATATCATGGTCGTGAATTTCAAGAACCGGGATTAGAGCAGCTAACAATTTGTACGACACACCAATTACTTAAATTTTATCGTGCTTTTGACTTATTAGTGATTGATGAAGTTGATTCTTTTCCATATGTTAATAATTTACAGTTACATTTTGGTGCGTGCAATGCTGTGAAAAAATTGGGGATGCGGGTTTATTTAACAGCAACGCCGACATCAGATTTAATGGCAGAAGTTAAGCAGGGTAAATTGCAAATTATAAAATTAAAGCGACGCTTTCATGGTGGGTTATTGCCAGTTCCTGAAGAGCAGCTCTTTTTGCGGCCTTTTTTGCAAAAAGGACGTCTCCATCCTAAATTGCTAACTGCAATTATTGCGACAATTGAAGCAGGTCATCCATTATTATTATTTGTACCTCGAATTGATCAAATACCATTGTATATAGCTGCTCTTAAACATGAAGAAGAATTACAAGATGTGGCACTAGATGGAGTTTATGCGGCTGATAAGCAGCGGTTAGAAAAAGTGCAGCAGTTCCGTGATGGTCGGTTGCAATTATTAGTAACGACAACGATTTTGGAGCGTGGGGTGACCTTTAAACATGTATGGGTAATTATTGTTGCCGCTGATGACCAAATTTATTCAGCGTCTAGTTTGGTACAGATAGCTGGTCGTGTTGGCCGTGCTCAGGATGATGTTGATGGCTTGGTATTATTTTGTTATCGCAAATATACGGCCAATATTCGCAGTGCAATGCGGCAGATTAGAGAAATGAACCGATGA